A genomic region of Oryza glaberrima chromosome 1, OglaRS2, whole genome shotgun sequence contains the following coding sequences:
- the LOC127786403 gene encoding pentatricopeptide repeat-containing protein At3g48250, chloroplastic: MAPPPPPTAFSRLRRLFSTAAATATAPTPESVLYSLRTLSKDPSVALAFFRRSQAGGHPLGSAAYNLMLRTLASHPTSAHSHFWPFLRDMNDAGHSIDQGTYLAALASFKKASLTADYASLTAHYAKAQEDAKGRTPTSAAADAVRALEDGSDSDASAELDEKLEGVDLPLTETAVARVLREVRDHPIKALAFFRWAGRQIGYKHGSVSYNAMVRVLGREESMREFWDLIQEMKADGIHVDIDTYVKLSRQFQKRHMLTEAVELYELMMDGPYKPSKQDGPVLIRRIALGPSPDLELVYRVVRKFEAVWEFKTKDVFDGIHRALTSNGRFDEAAEIVKRMKGEGHQPDNITYSQLIFGLCKANRFDEARKALDEMEAEGCVPDLKTWTMLIQGHCAAGEVEKALQYFTEMVEKNLEADAALLDVMVKGLCSDDKIDASYAFFVEMVDKANLSPWQGTYKHIIGELLRVKKLEEALGLLRSMKARKFPPFADPFPTHIAKYGTFDDARQFLKALTVNNKYPSPTAYLHVFKSFFTEGRYSEAQDLLYKCPFHIRKHPDVTELFESIKIESESAA; the protein is encoded by the coding sequence atggcgccgccgccgccgcccaccgccttctcccgcctccgccgcctcttctccaccgccgccgccaccgccaccgccccgaCCCCGGAATCCGTCCTCTACTCCCTCCGCACCCTCTCCAAGGACCCCTCCGTCGCGCTCGCCTTCTTCCGCCGCTCCCAGGCCGGCGGCCACCCGCTGGGATCCGCCGCCTACAACCTCATGCTCCGCACCCTCGCCTCCCACCCCACCTCCGCGCACTCCCACTTCTGGCCCTTCCTCCGCGACATGAACGACGCCGGCCACTCCATCGACCAGGGCACctacctcgccgccctcgcctccttCAAGAAGGCCAGCCTCACCGCCGACTACGCCTCCCTCACCGCCCACTACGCCAAGGCCCAGGAGGACGCCAAGGGTAGgacccccacctccgccgccgccgacgccgtccgtGCCCTCGAGGATGGCTCGGATTCGGATGCTAGCGCGGAGCTCGACGAGAAGCTGGAGGGCGTCGACCTGCCGCTCACGGAGACCGCCGTGGCCAGGGTGCTCCGGGAGGTGAGGGACCATCCGATCAAGGCTCTAGCCTTCTTCAGGTGGGCGGGGCGTCAGATTGGGTACAAGCACGGTTCGGTGTCTTACAATGCCATGGTGAGGGTGCTCGGGCGAGAGGAGTCCATGCGGGAGTTCTGGGACCTCATCCAAGAGATGAAGGCCGACGGGATTCATGTCGATATCGACACCTATGTGAAGCTCTCGAGGCAGTTCCAGAAGCGCCACATGCTCACGGAGGCCGTGGAGCTCTATGAGCTCATGATGGATGGTCCTTACAAGCCATCGAAGCAGGATGGTCCGGTGCTCATCAGGCGCATTGCTCTGGGGCCTTCGCCGGACCTTGAGCTGGTCTATCGTGTGGTTAGGAAGTTCGAGGCGGTGTGGGAGTTCAAGACTAAGGATGTTTTTGATGGCATCCATAGGGCGCTGACGAGTAATGGGAGGTTTGATGAGGCTGCCGAGATCGTGAAGAGGATGAAAGGCGAAGGTCATCAGCCAGACAATATTACGTATAGCCAACTGATCTTTGGGCTCTGCAAGGCAAACAGGTTTGATGAAGCTCGCAAAGCGCTTGATGAAATGGAGGCTGAAGGGTGTGTCCCCGACTTGAAGACTTGGACCATGTTGATCCAAGGTCACTGTGCGGCTGGGGAGGTGGAAAAGGCCCTGCAGTACTTCACGGAAATGGTTGAGAAGAATTTGGAGGCAGACGCGGCTTTGTTGGATGTAATGGTGAAAGGTCTCTGTAGCGATGATAAGATTGATGCGTCGTATGCTTTCTTTGTTGAGATGGTAGACAAGGCCAACTTGAGCCCTTGGCAAGGCACTTACAAGCATATAATTGGTGAATTGCTGAGGGTAAAGAAACTTGAGGAGGCTCTGGGTCTCCTGAGATCAATGAAAGCACGCAAGTTCCCACCTTTTGCAGACCCATTCCCTACTCACATCGCCAAGTACGGGACATTTGATGATGCAAGGCAGTTTCTCAAGGCCTTGACGGTGAATAACAAGTACCCATCACCCACTGCCTATCTGCATGTTTTCAAGTCATTTTTCACAGAGGGAAGATATTCAGAAGCTCAGGATTTACTGTATAAATGCCCTTTCCATATCCGCAAGCATCCTGATGTCACCGAGTTGTTTGAATCAATAAAAATTGAAAGTGAGAGTGCGGCTTGA